A window of Citrus sinensis cultivar Valencia sweet orange chromosome 7, DVS_A1.0, whole genome shotgun sequence contains these coding sequences:
- the LOC102614571 gene encoding probable trehalose-phosphate phosphatase J isoform X2: MVSFNIEAERENMGNQNVLIVDAFNLTLSTEGLPNPSIYSIASQQKRPPVVPCGGYTNKKKLMLQNLETNAAAGARPNNCWVESIRASSPTHMKSITPSLLEEKRAWIIRHPSALDMFHEITEASKGKQIVMFLDYDGTLSPIVENPDRAFMSGKMRRAVRQLAKYFPTAIVTGRCRDKVYDFVKLAELYYAGSHGMDIKGPTKGLKYNQKSKVVNFQPASEFLPLIDKVYKVLVEKTKSTPGARVENNKFCISVHFRCVDEKKWNDLAQKVKEVVNEYPQLNWRQGRMVMEIRPKIEWDKGKALEFLLECLGFADCSNVFPVYIGDDTTDEDAFKILRKREQGFGILVSKFPKKTSASYSLREPDEVMDFLQKLVRWKRDSADTTKSKV; the protein is encoded by the exons ATGG TGAGTTTCAATATTGAAGCTGAGAGAGAAAACATGGGGAACCAAAATGTGTTGATTGTTGACGCATTCAACCTGACACTAAGTACAGAAGGCTTACCGAACCCATCAATTTACTCCATAGCATCACAACAGAAGAGGCCACCAGTGGTGCCCTGCGGTGGATAcactaataagaaaaaattaatgttgcaAAATCTTGAAACCAATGCTGCCGCCGGAGCTAGACCTAATAACTGTTGGGTTGAATCAATCAGGGCTTCATCCCCAACTCACATGAAATCCATCACTCCTTCTCTTCTCGAAGAGAAACGTGCTTGGATT ATACGTCATCCGTCAGCTCTGGATATGTTTCATGAAATAACAGAGGCGTCGAAAGGGAAGCAAATCGTTATGTTCTTGGATTATGATGGCACTCTTTCGCCTATAGTTGAGAACCCAGATCGAGCTTTCATGTCCGGAAAG aTGAGAAGAGCTGTGAGGCAACTTGCCAAATATTTCCCAACTGCTATAGTCACCGGAAGATGCAGAGACAAG GTTTATGACTTTGTGAAGCTAGCAGAGCTTTACTATGCTGGCAGCCATGGCATGGACATTAAAGGACCAACGAAAGGTCTCAAATACAACCAG aAAAGTAAAGTTGTTAACTTCCAGCCGGCTAGTGAATTTCTTCCTTTGATTGATAAg GTTTATAAAGTGTTAGttgagaaaacaaaatcaactcCAGGAGCAAGAGTTGAGAACAACAAGTTCTGTATCTCTGTGCATTTTCGATGTGTGGATGAAAAg AAATGGAATGACTTGGCCCAAAAAGTTAAGGAAGTTGTGAATGAGTACCCACAGCTTAACTGGAGGCAAGGGAGAATG GTCATGGAAATTCGTCCTAAAATTGAATGGGACAAAGGCAAGGCCCTTGAATTTTTGTTAGAGTGTCTTG GATTCGCCGATTGTTCTAATGTTTTTCCTGTTTATATTGGAGATGATACAACAGACGAAGATGCATTCAAG attttaagaaaaagagaacaAGGCTTCGGCATTCTTGTGTCtaaatttccaaagaaaacCAGTGCTTCTTATTCTCTACGGGAACCTGACGAG GTTATGGACTTTTTACAAAAGCTGGTTCGCTGGAAACGAGATTCGGCTGATACAACAAAGTCCAAGGTGTAA
- the LOC102614571 gene encoding probable trehalose-phosphate phosphatase J isoform X1, which yields MGKFHFRISQSGFIRKKHFLSTSGKLKSCFFTSSSIVSFNIEAERENMGNQNVLIVDAFNLTLSTEGLPNPSIYSIASQQKRPPVVPCGGYTNKKKLMLQNLETNAAAGARPNNCWVESIRASSPTHMKSITPSLLEEKRAWIIRHPSALDMFHEITEASKGKQIVMFLDYDGTLSPIVENPDRAFMSGKMRRAVRQLAKYFPTAIVTGRCRDKVYDFVKLAELYYAGSHGMDIKGPTKGLKYNQKSKVVNFQPASEFLPLIDKVYKVLVEKTKSTPGARVENNKFCISVHFRCVDEKKWNDLAQKVKEVVNEYPQLNWRQGRMVMEIRPKIEWDKGKALEFLLECLGFADCSNVFPVYIGDDTTDEDAFKILRKREQGFGILVSKFPKKTSASYSLREPDEVMDFLQKLVRWKRDSADTTKSKV from the exons ATGGGTAAGTTTCATTTTCGGATTTCACAATCGGGGTTCATTCGAAAAAAGCACTTTTTATCAACTTCTGGTAAACTAAAAAGCTGCTTTTTCACTTCTTCTTCTATAGTGAGTTTCAATATTGAAGCTGAGAGAGAAAACATGGGGAACCAAAATGTGTTGATTGTTGACGCATTCAACCTGACACTAAGTACAGAAGGCTTACCGAACCCATCAATTTACTCCATAGCATCACAACAGAAGAGGCCACCAGTGGTGCCCTGCGGTGGATAcactaataagaaaaaattaatgttgcaAAATCTTGAAACCAATGCTGCCGCCGGAGCTAGACCTAATAACTGTTGGGTTGAATCAATCAGGGCTTCATCCCCAACTCACATGAAATCCATCACTCCTTCTCTTCTCGAAGAGAAACGTGCTTGGATT ATACGTCATCCGTCAGCTCTGGATATGTTTCATGAAATAACAGAGGCGTCGAAAGGGAAGCAAATCGTTATGTTCTTGGATTATGATGGCACTCTTTCGCCTATAGTTGAGAACCCAGATCGAGCTTTCATGTCCGGAAAG aTGAGAAGAGCTGTGAGGCAACTTGCCAAATATTTCCCAACTGCTATAGTCACCGGAAGATGCAGAGACAAG GTTTATGACTTTGTGAAGCTAGCAGAGCTTTACTATGCTGGCAGCCATGGCATGGACATTAAAGGACCAACGAAAGGTCTCAAATACAACCAG aAAAGTAAAGTTGTTAACTTCCAGCCGGCTAGTGAATTTCTTCCTTTGATTGATAAg GTTTATAAAGTGTTAGttgagaaaacaaaatcaactcCAGGAGCAAGAGTTGAGAACAACAAGTTCTGTATCTCTGTGCATTTTCGATGTGTGGATGAAAAg AAATGGAATGACTTGGCCCAAAAAGTTAAGGAAGTTGTGAATGAGTACCCACAGCTTAACTGGAGGCAAGGGAGAATG GTCATGGAAATTCGTCCTAAAATTGAATGGGACAAAGGCAAGGCCCTTGAATTTTTGTTAGAGTGTCTTG GATTCGCCGATTGTTCTAATGTTTTTCCTGTTTATATTGGAGATGATACAACAGACGAAGATGCATTCAAG attttaagaaaaagagaacaAGGCTTCGGCATTCTTGTGTCtaaatttccaaagaaaacCAGTGCTTCTTATTCTCTACGGGAACCTGACGAG GTTATGGACTTTTTACAAAAGCTGGTTCGCTGGAAACGAGATTCGGCTGATACAACAAAGTCCAAGGTGTAA